One window from the genome of Micromonospora aurantiaca ATCC 27029 encodes:
- the ngg gene encoding N-acetylglutaminylglutamine synthetase has product MTDTLATGTARTDRERVLGRRRELTGPGGDPVAPGTPEPRQPETASADASGVVLDCGWGRLVFGQTFDDQVHVADVLRSEAVGARDICIYLRDPHVLVSRLPDELFIDPSLTYRLPLGEKRPAATEGGEVPGLTVRPLRDAADAEAVNRIYARNGMVTAPVEVLVDNAGTDRFLHLVAEDTTGEVVGTITGVDHVAVFGDPEKGASLWCLTVDFNTAPPGTGQALLTALADRLDERGRAFVDLSVLAENSGAIRLYERLGFHRTGTLCVKRKNPINERLFLPAMPEGYDELNPYAKIVADEAMRRGIRVEVTDPHWGELKLTTGGRTIHTRESLSELTSAVAMSRCDDKRVTRRILTEAGLSVPRGRTATGEPDDVAFLNDVGPVVVKPARGEQGNGITVGVRTPEALTAAVELARRFCPDVLIEELRAGEDLRVVVIDHEVVAAAVRRPAQITGDGVHDITELIERQSRRRAAATGGESRIPVDDMTREVVAEAGYRMHDVLPEGEVLAVRRTANLHTGGTIHDVTAELHPAIAEACVTASRALDIPVTGLDLLVPAPDRPEHVFIEANERPGLANHEPQPTAERFVDLLFPGTRAPQRLWSPAGAAGSGA; this is encoded by the coding sequence GTGACGGACACCCTCGCCACCGGAACGGCGCGTACCGACCGGGAACGGGTGCTGGGCCGGCGCCGGGAACTCACCGGCCCCGGCGGTGACCCGGTCGCACCGGGTACGCCGGAGCCTCGGCAGCCGGAGACCGCGTCCGCCGACGCCTCGGGCGTGGTGCTGGACTGCGGCTGGGGCCGGCTGGTGTTCGGGCAGACGTTCGACGACCAGGTGCACGTGGCCGACGTGCTGCGCTCCGAGGCGGTCGGCGCCCGGGACATCTGCATCTACCTGCGCGACCCGCACGTGCTGGTGTCCCGGCTGCCGGACGAGCTGTTCATCGACCCGTCGCTGACGTACCGGCTGCCGCTGGGCGAGAAGCGGCCCGCCGCCACCGAGGGCGGCGAGGTCCCCGGGCTGACCGTCCGGCCGCTGCGCGACGCCGCCGACGCCGAGGCGGTGAACCGGATCTACGCGCGCAACGGCATGGTCACCGCACCGGTCGAGGTGCTGGTGGACAACGCCGGCACGGACCGGTTCCTGCACCTGGTGGCCGAGGACACCACGGGTGAGGTGGTCGGCACCATCACCGGCGTGGACCACGTCGCGGTCTTCGGCGACCCGGAGAAGGGCGCCAGCCTGTGGTGCCTCACAGTCGACTTCAACACCGCCCCGCCCGGCACCGGGCAGGCACTGCTCACCGCGCTCGCCGACCGGCTCGACGAGCGCGGCCGGGCGTTCGTGGACCTGTCCGTGCTCGCCGAGAACTCGGGCGCGATCCGGCTGTACGAGCGCCTCGGCTTCCACCGCACCGGCACGCTCTGCGTGAAGCGGAAGAACCCGATCAACGAGCGCCTGTTCCTGCCCGCCATGCCCGAGGGGTACGACGAGCTGAACCCGTACGCGAAGATCGTCGCGGACGAGGCGATGCGCCGCGGCATCCGGGTCGAGGTGACCGACCCGCACTGGGGTGAGCTGAAGCTGACCACCGGCGGCCGGACCATCCACACCCGCGAGTCGCTGTCGGAACTGACCTCGGCGGTGGCGATGAGCCGCTGCGACGACAAGCGGGTGACTCGGCGCATCCTCACCGAGGCGGGGCTGTCGGTGCCGCGCGGGCGTACCGCCACCGGTGAGCCCGACGACGTGGCGTTCCTGAACGATGTGGGTCCGGTGGTGGTCAAGCCGGCGCGGGGCGAGCAGGGCAACGGCATCACCGTCGGCGTGCGTACGCCGGAGGCCCTCACCGCGGCCGTCGAGCTGGCCCGCCGGTTCTGCCCGGACGTGCTGATCGAGGAGCTGCGCGCGGGCGAGGACCTGCGGGTCGTGGTGATCGACCACGAGGTGGTCGCCGCCGCGGTGCGTCGGCCCGCGCAGATCACGGGCGATGGCGTGCACGACATCACCGAGCTGATCGAGCGGCAGAGCCGGCGCCGGGCGGCGGCCACCGGCGGTGAGTCCCGCATCCCGGTCGACGACATGACCCGTGAGGTGGTGGCGGAGGCCGGGTACCGGATGCACGACGTGCTCCCGGAGGGCGAGGTGCTGGCGGTCCGGCGGACGGCCAACCTGCACACCGGCGGCACGATCCACGACGTGACAGCCGAGCTGCACCCGGCGATCGCCGAGGCGTGCGTCACTGCCAGCCGGGCGCTGGACATCCCGGTCACCGGGCTGGATCTGCTGGTCCCCGCCCCCGACCGGCCGGAACACGTGTTCATCGAGGCGAACGAGCGGCCCGGACTGGCCAACCACGAGCCGCAGCCGACCGCCGAGCGCTTCGTCGACCTGCTCTTCCCGGGTACCCGGGCACCGCAGCGACTCTGGTCGCCGGCCGGTGCGGCAGGCTCTGGGGCATGA
- a CDS encoding N-acetylglutaminylglutamine amidotransferase — MCGLAGEFRRDGSRADVSAVERMAATMSDRGPDDSGVWSQGPTALGHRRLKIIDLSAASGQPIVDAAAGLTGVFNGCIYNYRELRAELQAKGHRFFSSGDSEVVVKAYAEWGLDFVDHLIGMFAVAISERDTGRLVLARDRLGIKPLYLAESPGVVRFASTLPALLAGGGIDTTIDRVALAHYLSFHSIVPPPRTILAGVTKLPPATVRVYEADGSTHERVYWDPAFSRAAERAGWSERDWQDALLDSLTTAVRRRMVADVPVGVLLSGGLDSSLVVALLAGEGQARSGLATFSIGFDAVGGREGDEFVYSDLVAKTFGTDHHQIRVPTGDLLPPLESAVAAMSEPMVSHDCVAFWLLSQEVARHVKVVQSGQGADEILGGYHWYPPLAGVDREQALETYAKAFFDRDAAGLARVLNPAWLADGDPAREFVAAHLGRAGAQTAVDAGLRIDTQVMLTDDPVKRVDNMTMAHGLEARVPFLDHEFVELAASCPPELKLAQGGKGVLKEIGRRVLPHEVIDRPKGYFPVPGLTHLEGKLLDRVRDALTAPEARRRDLFRADYVDALLADPNAELTPLNGNKLWQLGLLEMWLQSHGID; from the coding sequence ATGTGCGGACTTGCGGGAGAGTTCCGCCGTGACGGTTCACGCGCCGACGTCTCGGCCGTGGAGCGGATGGCGGCCACGATGAGTGACCGAGGGCCCGACGACAGCGGCGTCTGGTCGCAGGGCCCGACCGCGCTGGGACACCGGCGCCTGAAGATCATCGACCTGTCCGCGGCGAGCGGCCAACCCATCGTGGACGCCGCCGCCGGGCTCACCGGTGTCTTCAACGGCTGCATCTACAACTATCGAGAGCTGCGCGCCGAGCTGCAGGCCAAGGGCCACCGGTTCTTCTCGTCCGGCGACAGCGAGGTCGTGGTCAAGGCGTACGCCGAGTGGGGTCTCGACTTCGTCGACCACCTGATCGGCATGTTCGCGGTGGCGATCAGCGAGCGCGACACCGGCCGCCTGGTGCTGGCCCGGGACCGCCTCGGCATCAAGCCGCTCTACCTGGCCGAGAGCCCCGGCGTGGTGCGGTTCGCCTCGACCCTGCCGGCGCTGCTCGCCGGTGGCGGCATCGACACCACCATCGACCGGGTGGCGCTCGCCCACTACCTGAGCTTCCACAGCATCGTGCCGCCGCCGCGCACGATCCTGGCCGGCGTCACCAAGCTGCCGCCTGCCACGGTCCGGGTGTACGAGGCGGACGGCTCCACCCACGAGCGGGTGTACTGGGATCCGGCGTTCAGCCGCGCCGCCGAGCGGGCCGGCTGGTCCGAACGGGACTGGCAGGACGCGCTGCTCGACTCGCTGACCACAGCCGTACGCCGCCGCATGGTGGCCGACGTGCCGGTGGGCGTGCTGCTCTCCGGCGGCCTCGACTCCAGCCTGGTCGTCGCGCTGCTCGCCGGCGAGGGGCAGGCCCGGTCCGGCCTGGCCACGTTCTCCATCGGCTTCGACGCGGTCGGCGGCCGGGAGGGCGACGAGTTCGTCTACTCCGACCTGGTCGCGAAGACGTTCGGCACCGACCACCACCAGATCCGGGTGCCCACCGGTGACCTGCTGCCGCCGCTGGAATCCGCCGTCGCGGCCATGAGCGAACCCATGGTCAGCCACGACTGCGTCGCGTTCTGGCTGCTCAGCCAGGAGGTCGCGCGGCACGTCAAGGTGGTGCAGTCGGGCCAGGGCGCGGACGAGATCCTCGGTGGCTACCACTGGTACCCGCCGCTCGCCGGGGTGGACCGGGAGCAGGCGCTCGAGACGTACGCGAAGGCGTTCTTCGACCGCGACGCGGCCGGACTGGCCCGGGTGCTCAACCCGGCGTGGCTGGCCGACGGCGACCCGGCGCGGGAGTTCGTGGCCGCGCACCTGGGCCGCGCGGGGGCGCAGACCGCCGTCGACGCGGGCCTGCGGATCGACACCCAGGTCATGCTGACCGACGACCCGGTGAAGCGGGTCGACAACATGACCATGGCGCACGGGCTGGAGGCCCGGGTGCCGTTCCTCGACCACGAGTTCGTCGAGCTGGCCGCGAGCTGCCCGCCGGAGCTGAAGCTGGCCCAGGGCGGCAAGGGCGTACTCAAGGAGATCGGGCGCCGGGTCCTGCCGCACGAGGTCATCGACCGACCCAAGGGCTACTTCCCGGTGCCCGGACTCACCCACCTGGAGGGCAAGCTCCTCGACCGGGTACGCGACGCGCTGACCGCGCCCGAGGCGCGCCGTCGCGACCTGTTCCGCGCCGACTACGTCGACGCGCTGCTCGCCGACCCGAACGCCGAACTGACCCCGTTGAACGGAAACAAGCTGTGGCAACTGGGACTCCTGGAAATGTGGCTCCAGAGCCACGGAATCGACTGA
- the msrA gene encoding peptide-methionine (S)-S-oxide reductase MsrA — MFLRRMKAEMISPDQALPGRPIAMPIADRHEVLPSSLKGPFPEGAQVAVFGMGCFWGAERLFWTLPGVITTSAGYAGGYTTNPTYEEVCSGMTGHAEVVQVVYDPSKIAYEDLLKVFWENHDPTQGMRQGNDVGTQYRSAVYTTTDEQLAAAKASRDAFAPIVARAGKGEITTEIAPLGDYYFAEDYHQQYLAPTKNPNGYCNHGPNGLSCPVGVARTSG; from the coding sequence GTGTTCCTCCGCCGCATGAAGGCCGAAATGATCTCTCCTGACCAGGCCCTGCCGGGCCGCCCGATCGCGATGCCGATCGCCGACCGGCACGAGGTGCTGCCGTCCTCGCTGAAGGGTCCGTTCCCCGAGGGCGCGCAGGTCGCCGTCTTCGGCATGGGCTGCTTCTGGGGCGCCGAGCGGCTGTTCTGGACCCTCCCCGGCGTGATCACCACGTCGGCCGGTTACGCGGGCGGGTACACCACCAACCCGACGTACGAGGAGGTCTGCTCGGGCATGACCGGGCACGCCGAGGTGGTCCAGGTGGTCTACGACCCGTCGAAGATCGCCTACGAGGACCTGCTCAAGGTCTTCTGGGAGAACCACGACCCGACCCAGGGCATGCGCCAGGGCAACGACGTGGGCACCCAGTACCGCTCGGCCGTCTACACCACCACCGACGAGCAGCTGGCCGCGGCCAAGGCGTCGCGGGACGCGTTCGCGCCGATCGTGGCCCGGGCCGGCAAGGGTGAGATCACCACCGAGATCGCCCCGCTCGGTGACTACTACTTCGCCGAGGACTACCACCAGCAGTACCTGGCGCCGACGAAGAATCCGAACGGCTACTGCAACCACGGTCCGAACGGGCTGAGCTGCCCGGTCGGAGTGGCCCGCACCTCGGGCTAG
- a CDS encoding HIT family protein, producing MSGCVFCGIVAGAVPAFRVTDEPDGVAFLDTRPVFKGHVLVVPRTHLVTLSDLPADALPGYFRLVQRIAVAVETGLGSGGTFVAMNNRVSQSVPHLHTHVVPRTKGDGLRGFFWPRTRYADDAEATEFAGRISAALA from the coding sequence GTGAGCGGGTGTGTGTTCTGCGGGATCGTGGCGGGCGCGGTACCGGCGTTCCGGGTGACCGACGAGCCGGACGGGGTCGCGTTCCTCGACACCCGGCCGGTGTTCAAGGGCCACGTGCTCGTGGTGCCCCGCACCCACCTGGTCACCCTGTCCGACCTGCCGGCCGACGCGCTGCCCGGCTACTTCCGGCTGGTGCAGCGGATCGCCGTGGCGGTGGAGACCGGTCTGGGCTCCGGTGGGACGTTCGTGGCGATGAACAACCGGGTGTCCCAGTCCGTACCGCACCTGCACACCCACGTGGTGCCCCGGACCAAGGGCGACGGGCTGCGCGGCTTCTTCTGGCCGCGCACCCGGTACGCCGACGACGCCGAGGCGACGGAGTTCGCCGGGCGGATCTCGGCGGCGCTGGCCTGA
- a CDS encoding cystathionine gamma-synthase, translated as MSHGFETLAIHAGQDPEARTGAVIPPIYQTSTYAQDAVGAPREGYEYSRSGNPTRDALQECLAALEGGPVALAFASGLAAEDTLLRTVCKPGDHVVIPDDAYGGTYRLFAKVAERWGLSYTPAKVSDPDAVRAAIRPGTTRIVWVETPTNPLLGIADIAALAAVAHDAGALLVVDNTFASPYLQQPIAFGADVVVHSTTKYVGGHSDVVGGALVAADRTLGEELRYHQNAMGAVNGPFDAWLTLRGIKTLGVRMDRHCDNAERIAAYLDGHAKVAQVVYPGLPSHPGHEVAAKQMRRFGGMISFRAAGGEEHAVQICNRARLFVLAESLGGVESLIEHPGRMTHASAAGSPLEVPGDLVRLSVGIETVDDLLADLEQALG; from the coding sequence ATGAGCCACGGCTTCGAGACACTCGCCATCCACGCCGGTCAGGACCCGGAGGCCCGCACCGGTGCGGTGATCCCGCCGATCTACCAGACCAGCACGTACGCCCAGGACGCCGTCGGCGCGCCCCGCGAGGGCTACGAGTACAGCCGCTCCGGTAACCCCACCCGCGACGCGCTCCAGGAGTGCCTCGCCGCGCTGGAGGGCGGCCCGGTGGCGCTCGCCTTCGCCAGCGGCCTGGCCGCCGAGGACACGCTGCTGCGGACCGTCTGCAAGCCGGGCGACCACGTGGTGATCCCGGACGACGCGTACGGCGGCACGTACCGGCTGTTCGCCAAGGTGGCCGAGCGCTGGGGCCTGTCGTACACCCCGGCGAAGGTCTCCGACCCGGACGCCGTGCGTGCCGCGATCCGCCCGGGCACCACCAGGATCGTCTGGGTGGAGACGCCGACCAACCCGCTGCTCGGCATCGCCGACATCGCCGCGCTCGCCGCGGTGGCGCACGACGCCGGCGCGTTGCTGGTGGTCGACAACACGTTCGCCTCGCCGTACCTTCAGCAGCCGATCGCGTTCGGCGCGGACGTGGTGGTGCACTCCACCACCAAGTACGTCGGCGGACACTCCGACGTGGTCGGCGGCGCGCTCGTCGCGGCGGACCGCACGCTCGGCGAGGAGCTGCGCTACCACCAGAACGCGATGGGCGCGGTCAACGGGCCGTTCGACGCCTGGCTCACCCTGCGCGGCATCAAGACCCTCGGGGTACGGATGGACCGGCACTGCGACAACGCCGAGCGGATCGCGGCCTACCTGGACGGACACGCCAAGGTCGCCCAGGTCGTCTACCCGGGCCTGCCCTCGCACCCCGGCCACGAGGTGGCCGCCAAGCAGATGCGCCGGTTCGGCGGCATGATCTCGTTCCGCGCGGCGGGCGGCGAGGAGCACGCCGTCCAGATCTGCAACCGGGCCCGGTTGTTCGTGCTCGCCGAGTCGCTGGGCGGCGTCGAGTCCCTGATCGAGCACCCGGGCCGGATGACACACGCAAGCGCTGCGGGCTCGCCGCTTGAAGTTCCCGGCGATCTCGTGCGACTGTCTGTCGGCATCGAGACGGTCGACGACCTGCTCGCCGATCTGGAGCAGGCCCTGGGCTGA
- a CDS encoding amidase: MAVPDILPTTWVGTTAKQIARAVRRGDVSATQVVADHLDHVARVDAELGAFRTVRGGEAITEAEKVDEQEELANLPLAGVPVAVKENTPVAGLPTWNGSAAMRTEVAEADHEVVRRLRGAGAVILGVTRMPELGLWALTDDDTAVTRNPWDPARTPGGSSGGAAAAVAAGLVPMAHGNDGLGSIRIPAACCGLVGLKPGRGVVPCQLGADDWFGLTEHGMLTSTVADAVVGFSVLAGRRPDKLVPPERLRVGVSLRSPVRGVSPDAPNRDAVAAAGRLLAAAGHDTVPADPVYPTRLGLQGIATWFAAAAADVRAAGVAPRQLQRRSRRHVRLGEWAQRRGYVREADRAAWRERSVHFFADNSIDLLLTPALAGPPPEAAGWSGRSWLANMSTNIRYAPYAAPWNIAGLPSIVVPVGRRPDGLPVGVQFVGPPGSELLLLGVAGQFELQAPWARHAPGYPRVGTGSPAAG; this comes from the coding sequence GTGGCAGTGCCGGACATCTTGCCGACGACCTGGGTCGGGACGACCGCGAAACAGATCGCCCGGGCGGTACGCCGTGGCGACGTCTCCGCCACCCAGGTCGTCGCCGACCACCTGGACCACGTCGCCCGGGTCGACGCCGAGCTGGGCGCGTTCCGCACGGTACGCGGCGGCGAGGCGATCACCGAGGCGGAGAAGGTCGACGAGCAGGAGGAACTGGCGAACCTGCCGCTCGCCGGGGTGCCGGTGGCGGTCAAGGAGAACACGCCGGTGGCCGGCCTGCCCACCTGGAACGGGTCGGCCGCGATGCGTACCGAGGTGGCGGAGGCCGACCACGAGGTGGTCCGGCGGCTGCGCGGCGCGGGCGCTGTCATCCTCGGCGTCACCCGGATGCCGGAGCTGGGCCTGTGGGCCCTCACCGACGACGACACCGCTGTGACCCGCAACCCGTGGGATCCGGCTCGTACCCCCGGCGGCTCGTCCGGCGGCGCGGCCGCCGCGGTGGCCGCCGGGCTGGTGCCGATGGCCCACGGCAACGACGGTCTCGGGTCGATCCGCATCCCGGCGGCCTGCTGCGGCCTGGTCGGGCTCAAGCCCGGCCGGGGCGTGGTGCCCTGCCAGCTCGGCGCGGACGACTGGTTCGGCCTCACCGAGCACGGCATGCTGACCAGCACCGTCGCCGACGCGGTGGTCGGCTTCTCGGTGCTGGCCGGCCGCCGGCCGGACAAGCTGGTCCCGCCGGAGCGGCTGCGGGTTGGCGTCTCGCTGCGCTCGCCGGTACGCGGCGTCTCGCCGGATGCGCCGAACCGGGACGCGGTCGCCGCCGCCGGCCGGCTGCTGGCCGCCGCCGGTCACGACACCGTGCCCGCCGACCCGGTCTACCCGACCCGGCTCGGCCTCCAGGGCATCGCCACCTGGTTCGCGGCGGCCGCCGCCGACGTGCGCGCCGCCGGAGTGGCGCCGCGTCAACTCCAGCGGCGCAGCCGCCGGCACGTCAGGCTCGGCGAGTGGGCGCAGCGCCGGGGGTACGTGCGGGAGGCCGACCGGGCCGCCTGGCGCGAACGGTCCGTGCACTTCTTCGCGGACAACTCGATCGACCTGCTGCTCACCCCGGCGCTGGCCGGGCCGCCGCCGGAGGCCGCCGGGTGGTCCGGCCGCTCCTGGCTGGCGAACATGTCGACCAACATCAGGTACGCCCCGTACGCGGCGCCGTGGAACATCGCCGGGCTGCCGTCGATCGTGGTGCCGGTCGGCCGCCGCCCGGACGGCCTGCCGGTGGGCGTGCAGTTCGTCGGCCCGCCCGGCTCCGAACTGCTGCTGCTCGGAGTGGCCGGCCAGTTCGAGTTGCAGGCGCCGTGGGCCCGGCACGCCCCCGGCTATCCCCGCGTCGGAACGGGGTCGCCGGCCGCCGGGTGA
- a CDS encoding DUF4328 domain-containing protein yields MPTYGVRGLAVAGASAVGAATLCYLLTALFPLVGVRMARSAAEQLDRDVLLGAVLAEVLFSLPYLLALLTAGTLVVIWTWRARKNLDAFPGAVPNLSPAWAIAGWLVPLANLVVPARVLADLLRNSVWQRRQSWLVGVWWASWLVFLIGDRFVARAEQQRYDRLTELPRNDAEFATYVRFYEDALAPRLVPAVACLVAGIAFVVLVRRISAAQQDRLSRAVPVWPGQPVWPGRPGWPAPAAPMPVAPTSPQVPPTPGGTIGA; encoded by the coding sequence GTGCCCACGTACGGGGTGCGCGGCCTGGCCGTGGCCGGCGCGTCCGCGGTCGGTGCCGCCACCCTGTGCTATCTGCTCACCGCCCTGTTCCCGCTCGTGGGTGTGCGGATGGCCCGCTCGGCCGCCGAGCAGCTCGACCGGGACGTGCTGCTCGGCGCGGTGCTGGCCGAGGTGCTGTTCTCGCTGCCCTACCTGCTCGCGCTCCTGACTGCGGGGACGCTCGTGGTGATCTGGACCTGGCGGGCCCGCAAGAACCTGGACGCGTTCCCGGGCGCGGTGCCGAACCTGAGCCCGGCGTGGGCGATCGCGGGGTGGCTGGTGCCGCTGGCCAACCTCGTCGTACCGGCCCGGGTGCTCGCCGACCTGCTCCGCAACAGCGTGTGGCAGCGCCGCCAGTCGTGGCTGGTCGGGGTGTGGTGGGCGAGCTGGCTGGTGTTCCTGATCGGCGACCGGTTCGTCGCGCGGGCCGAGCAGCAGCGCTACGACCGGCTGACCGAGCTGCCCCGCAACGACGCGGAGTTCGCCACGTACGTGCGCTTCTACGAGGACGCGCTCGCGCCGCGGCTGGTGCCGGCGGTGGCCTGCCTGGTCGCCGGGATCGCGTTCGTCGTGCTGGTCCGCCGGATCTCCGCCGCCCAGCAGGACCGGCTCTCCCGGGCCGTGCCCGTGTGGCCCGGGCAGCCGGTCTGGCCCGGCCGACCGGGCTGGCCCGCGCCCGCCGCGCCGATGCCGGTTGCGCCGACGTCGCCGCAGGTTCCGCCCACCCCGGGTGGCACGATCGGGGCATGA
- the ilvA gene encoding threonine ammonia-lyase, protein MTELVGLADVQAARELLAGVTRTTPLEPSRPLSAALGGPVWLKCENLQRAGSYKVRGAYVRISRLSAEERARGVVAASAGNHAQGVALAAGLVGAHATVFMPVNAPLPKVAATKGYGAQIELVGNTVDESLVAAQTFAERTGAVFIHPFDHPDVIAGQGTVALEILEQCPDVRTIVTGVGGGGLVSGMAVAAKALRPDVRVIGVQAASAAAFPPSLRAGEPLRLPSFATIADGIAVGRPGELTFTHVRKLVDDVVTVSEEDISRALLMLLERGKQVVEPAGAVGVAALLAGAVEVTAPVVAVLSGGNIDPLLMLRVIEHGLAAAGRFLRITVRCTDRPGQLASLLSEIAEHRANVVDVVHQRANPHLRLGEVEVALSVETRGVEHSDTLISALRASGYQVVFTGEG, encoded by the coding sequence ATGACGGAACTGGTCGGTCTCGCCGACGTACAGGCCGCGCGGGAACTGCTCGCCGGTGTCACCCGTACCACCCCGCTGGAGCCGTCGCGGCCGCTCAGCGCCGCGCTCGGCGGGCCGGTCTGGCTCAAGTGCGAGAACCTCCAGCGCGCCGGGTCGTACAAGGTGCGCGGTGCGTACGTGCGGATCTCCCGGCTCTCGGCCGAGGAGCGGGCCCGCGGCGTGGTCGCGGCGAGCGCCGGCAACCACGCCCAGGGGGTGGCGCTCGCCGCCGGGCTGGTCGGCGCGCACGCCACCGTCTTCATGCCGGTGAACGCGCCGCTGCCGAAGGTCGCCGCGACCAAGGGGTACGGCGCGCAGATCGAGCTGGTCGGAAACACGGTGGACGAGTCGCTCGTCGCGGCGCAGACCTTCGCCGAGCGGACCGGAGCGGTGTTCATCCACCCGTTCGACCACCCGGACGTGATCGCCGGGCAGGGCACCGTGGCGCTGGAGATCCTCGAACAGTGCCCGGACGTGCGCACCATCGTGACCGGGGTGGGCGGCGGCGGCCTGGTCTCGGGCATGGCGGTGGCGGCCAAGGCGCTGCGTCCCGACGTACGCGTGATCGGGGTCCAGGCGGCGAGCGCCGCCGCCTTCCCGCCCTCGCTGCGGGCCGGCGAGCCGCTGCGGCTGCCCTCGTTCGCGACGATCGCCGACGGGATCGCGGTCGGCCGTCCGGGCGAGCTGACCTTCACCCATGTCCGCAAGCTCGTCGACGACGTCGTCACGGTCTCCGAGGAGGACATCTCCCGGGCGTTGCTGATGCTGCTGGAACGAGGCAAGCAGGTGGTCGAGCCGGCCGGCGCGGTCGGCGTGGCGGCGCTGCTGGCCGGCGCGGTGGAGGTGACCGCGCCGGTCGTCGCGGTGCTCTCCGGCGGCAACATCGATCCGCTGCTCATGCTCCGGGTGATCGAGCACGGCCTGGCGGCGGCGGGCCGGTTCCTGCGAATCACCGTGCGCTGCACGGACCGGCCCGGCCAGCTCGCCTCCCTGCTGAGCGAGATCGCCGAGCACCGGGCCAACGTGGTGGACGTGGTGCACCAGCGCGCCAACCCGCACCTGCGCCTCGGCGAGGTGGAGGTGGCCCTGTCCGTGGAGACCCGCGGGGTGGAGCACTCGGACACGCTGATCAGCGCGCTGCGGGCCAGCGGCTACCAGGTGGTCTTCACCGGCGAGGGCTGA
- the greA gene encoding transcription elongation factor GreA produces the protein MSTNGNEAPATWLSQDAYDRLQAELDELIANRPVIAAEINARREEGDLRENGGYHAAREEQGKAEGRILYLKELLRTAKVGEAPDTDAVSPGMVVKIYFDDDADDSETFLLGSREIASTTDLTVYSPESALGKAILGGKAGQTCTYTAPSGADIKVTIVSFEPYSG, from the coding sequence GTGTCCACAAATGGAAACGAGGCGCCCGCCACCTGGCTGTCCCAGGACGCCTACGACCGTCTGCAGGCCGAGCTCGACGAGCTGATCGCCAACCGACCGGTCATCGCCGCCGAGATCAACGCCCGGCGCGAGGAGGGCGACCTGCGGGAGAACGGCGGCTACCACGCCGCCCGCGAGGAGCAGGGCAAGGCCGAGGGCCGCATTCTCTACCTCAAGGAGCTGCTGCGCACCGCCAAGGTCGGCGAGGCGCCGGACACCGACGCGGTGTCGCCGGGCATGGTCGTGAAGATCTACTTCGACGACGACGCCGACGACAGCGAGACCTTCCTGCTCGGCTCCCGGGAGATCGCCTCCACCACCGACCTCACGGTCTACAGCCCCGAGTCCGCGCTCGGCAAGGCCATCCTCGGCGGCAAGGCAGGGCAGACCTGCACCTACACGGCGCCCAGCGGCGCCGATATCAAGGTGACCATCGTCTCCTTCGAGCCGTACAGCGGCTGA
- a CDS encoding DUF4307 domain-containing protein produces MSETHATVAAKAPVFPPGRYGRRREPGRRRPVLLALTVTVMLAVLGLGAAKLYYQYGDPEYQGEMISYTDITDSRVIVDFRVTVPPGGSATCLLRARSHDGAQVGSAEATVTAEPGQRHIRTRQEVPTSARPFIGEVLRCRPAG; encoded by the coding sequence GTGAGCGAGACGCACGCCACAGTCGCCGCGAAGGCACCGGTCTTCCCGCCGGGCCGCTACGGCCGCCGCCGGGAGCCGGGGCGCCGCCGGCCGGTCCTGCTCGCCCTGACGGTGACGGTCATGCTCGCCGTCCTCGGCCTGGGCGCGGCGAAGCTCTACTACCAGTACGGCGACCCGGAGTACCAGGGCGAAATGATCAGCTACACCGACATCACCGACTCCCGGGTGATCGTCGACTTCCGGGTCACCGTGCCGCCGGGCGGCTCCGCCACCTGTCTGCTGCGGGCCCGCTCCCACGACGGGGCCCAGGTGGGCAGCGCCGAGGCCACCGTGACCGCGGAGCCCGGCCAGCGCCACATCCGGACCCGGCAGGAGGTCCCCACGAGCGCCCGGCCGTTCATCGGCGAGGTCCTGCGCTGCCGGCCCGCCGGCTGA